A stretch of the Leopardus geoffroyi isolate Oge1 chromosome B2, O.geoffroyi_Oge1_pat1.0, whole genome shotgun sequence genome encodes the following:
- the ZC3H12D gene encoding probable ribonuclease ZC3H12D: protein MERSSKMEFFQKLGYSRDDVVRVLGKLGEDALVNDVLQELIQTGSRPGAHESSAVPLLVPRGSCGTLDSAHCGLAAELEEGHGDPASSLRPIVIDGSNVAMSHGNKEAFSCRGIQLAVDWFRDRGHAYIKVFVPSWRKDPPRSDTPIREQHVLEELERQAVLVYTPSRKVNGKRVVCYDDRYIVKVAYEQDGVIVSNDNYRDLQSENPEWKWFIEQRLLMFSFVNDRFMPPDDPLGRRGPTLSNFLSRKPKPPEPSWQHCPYGKKCTYGVKCKFYHPERPHLAQLAVADELRAQTRAWRGAGAEAERRRSARAAREEQGGAGGAPAAAWPGPPEPGVRSLHPARRTADVAALEGGFSRLAFSDDPGPLGAPPRDAGLAPRPRRPDWGAPGASASPGALPGLLSPQVGPRGGHGPGAPHSDLPQRRRPAEPRALQQGTGRFPGRSAWAERGWGDGAFGGPSGSPLPSAPGEVDARARARIALCSIFPPHQVDSVMALFPALSDVTRLILLIQRFQTSGAPVGKS, encoded by the exons ATGGAGCGCTCAAGCAAGATGGAGTTCTTCCAGAAGCTGGGCTACAGCCGGGATGATGTGGTCAGGGTGCTGGGCAAGCTGGGTGAGGACGCCCTGGTCAACGACGTGCTTCAGGAGCTGATCCAGACTGGCAGCCGCCCCGGGGCCCACGAGAGCAGTGCTGTGCCCCTGCTCGTTCCCAGGGGCTCCTGCGGGACCCTGGACTCTGCCCACTGCGGGCTGGCGGCAGAGCTGGAAGAAGGGCACGGAGACCCAGCCAGTTCCTTGCGACCCATAGTGATCGACGGCAGCAACGTGGCAATGAG CCATGGAAATAAAGAAGCCTTCTCTTGCCGGGGAATCCAGCTGGCTGTGGACTGGTTCAGGGACAGAGGACACGCCTACATCAAAGTTTTTGTTCCATCCTGGAGGAAAGACCCACCAAGATCTGATACCCCTATTAGAG AGCAGCACGTGCTGGAGGAGCTGGAGAGGCAGGCGGTGCTCGTGTATACCCCGTCCCGCAAGGTGAACGGCAAGCGGGTGGTCTGCTACGATGACCGCTACATTGTGAAGGTGGCCTACGAGCAGGACGGTGTCATCGTCTCCAACGACAACTACCGCGACCTCCAGAGCGAGAACCCCGAGTGGAAGTGGTTCATCGAGCAGAGGCTGCTCATGTTCTCCTTTGTCAACGATCG GTTCATGCCTCCCGATGACCCCTTGGGCCGCCGGGGACCCACCCTGAGCAACTTCCTGAGCAGGAAGCCCAAGCCCCCAGAGCCATCCTGGCAGCACTGTCCGTACG gcAAGAAATGCACCTACGGCGTCAAGTGCAAGTTCTACCACCCCGAGAGGCCGCACTTGGCGCAGCTGGCGGTGGCCGACGAGCTTCGCGCGCAAACGCGGGCCTGGCGGGGCGCGGGCGCCGAGGCGGAGCGACGGAGGAGCGCGCGGGCGGCCCGGGAGGAGCAGGGCGGCGCTGGGGGTGCTCCCGCCGCGGCCTGGCCGGGGCCCCCGGAGCCCGGCGTGCGCAGCCTGCACCCCGCGCGGCGGACGGCCGACGTGGCCGCGCTCGAAGGCGGCTTCTCGCGCCTCGCCTTCAGCGACGACCCCGGGCCCCTCGGGGCGCCCCCTCGGGACGCCGGCCTCGCGCCCCGGCCGCGCCGTCCGGACTGGGGGGCGCCGGGGGCCTCGGCGTCCCCGGGAGCCCTGCCCGGCCTGCTGAGCCCCCAGGTCGGGCCGAGGGGGGGCCACGGCCCCGGGGCCCCGCACAGTGATCTCCCCCAGCGCAGGAGGCCCGCCGAGCCGCGGGCCCTCCAACAAGGGACCGGCCGGTTCCCGGGCCGCTCGGCCTGGGCGGAACGTGGCTGGGGCGACGGCGCCTTCGGGGGACCTTCGGGGTCCCCGCTTCCCTCCGCTCCCGGCGAGGTGGACGCGCGTGCCCGGGCGCGCATCGCGCTGTGCAGCATCTTCCCGCCCCACCAGGTGGACAGCGTCATGGCCCTGTTCCCGGCGCTCTCCGACGTCACCCGGCTCATCCTTCTCATCCAGAGATTCCAGACGTCTGGGGCTCCCGTGGGGAAATCCTAA